The Agrococcus carbonis genome has a window encoding:
- a CDS encoding TrmH family RNA methyltransferase codes for MPVIGIDALDDPRLTDYVALTDVALRRRTEPERGLYIAESQTVLERALRAGHRPRSVLVAPRWLPHVEAVLAEAAPGLDVPVFVGEEPVLEALTGFHLHRGALAAMQRPELPDAAALLARARRVVVLDGLVDHTNVGAAFRSVAGIGADAVLVTQTCADPLYRRSVRVSMGTVLQVPWTRIDSLEAAAPVFREAGFETVAMALRDDAVDLDDYATDAPERVALVFGSEGPGLSARALAAADRVVRIPMHHGVDSLNVAASAAVAMWALRSRA; via the coding sequence ATGCCGGTCATCGGGATCGACGCGCTCGACGACCCCCGGCTCACCGACTACGTCGCGCTCACCGACGTCGCGCTCCGGCGTCGCACCGAGCCCGAGCGCGGCCTCTACATCGCCGAGTCGCAGACGGTGCTCGAGCGCGCGCTGCGCGCCGGCCACCGACCGCGCTCGGTGCTCGTGGCGCCCCGCTGGCTCCCGCACGTCGAGGCGGTGCTCGCCGAGGCGGCGCCGGGCCTCGACGTGCCCGTCTTCGTGGGCGAGGAGCCCGTGCTCGAGGCGCTCACCGGCTTCCACCTGCACCGCGGCGCGCTCGCCGCGATGCAGCGGCCCGAGCTGCCGGATGCGGCGGCGCTGCTCGCGCGCGCCCGCCGCGTCGTCGTGCTCGACGGCCTCGTCGACCACACGAACGTCGGCGCCGCGTTCCGCTCGGTCGCGGGCATCGGGGCGGATGCGGTGCTCGTGACGCAGACGTGCGCCGACCCGCTCTACCGGCGCAGCGTGCGGGTGTCGATGGGCACCGTGCTGCAGGTGCCGTGGACCCGCATCGATTCGCTCGAGGCCGCCGCGCCCGTCTTCCGCGAGGCCGGCTTCGAGACCGTCGCGATGGCGCTCCGCGACGACGCCGTCGACCTCGACGACTACGCGACGGATGCGCCCGAGCGCGTCGCGCTCGTGTTCGGCTCCGAGGGTCCAGGGCTCTCGGCCCGCGCGCTCGCCGCGGCCGACCGCGTCGTGCGCATCCCCATGCACCACGGGGTCGACTCGCTCAACGTCGCCGCGTCGGCCGCCGTGGCGATGTGGGCGCTGCGGAGCCGCGCGTGA
- a CDS encoding D-alanyl-D-alanine carboxypeptidase family protein, with product MSAAVTAVTQRRSRPHPLVVLLRALVVLALVAALLLGLAVAFAPAPSVAPRAVAAPQPEAAPVAVAWPEGARSAGYAVAGFEGAIESWGSEEAHPMASVTKLATVLIVLEAHPIEGDSRGAEIALDADDVRAQGRAIADNAPIAPVYDGMVVTQRDLIEWSLVDSAGNAVWSLANWAFGSIDGFLAAADAWADRHDLAHTSLADPAGLSAQSVSSAADLTRIGLMAVDDPVVLATLQLESVTIPGIGYAPNTNRILGEGDVDGGKTGTLKVWGRNLLVTAERLVDGERRRVVAVVMGTITAEEIDAQMLALVESLWTGFARREVLPEGTVVAEYVAPWGARVEARTQTALEADAFGEVVPSATVAVDEAIEPGRPRGEVGSASVTELSGETRTTSVRTTGMLAEPDLAWRAAHPLDALAWYLD from the coding sequence GTGAGCGCCGCTGTCACCGCGGTGACGCAGCGGCGCAGCCGGCCGCATCCGCTCGTCGTCCTGCTGCGCGCGCTCGTCGTGCTCGCACTCGTCGCCGCGCTGCTGCTCGGCCTCGCCGTCGCCTTCGCGCCCGCGCCGTCCGTCGCCCCGCGCGCCGTCGCGGCGCCCCAGCCCGAGGCCGCGCCGGTCGCCGTCGCGTGGCCGGAGGGCGCGCGATCGGCGGGCTACGCCGTCGCCGGCTTCGAGGGCGCCATCGAGTCGTGGGGGAGCGAGGAGGCGCATCCGATGGCGAGCGTCACGAAGCTCGCCACCGTGCTCATCGTGCTCGAGGCGCATCCGATCGAGGGCGACAGCCGCGGTGCCGAGATCGCGCTCGACGCCGACGACGTGCGCGCCCAGGGCCGCGCGATCGCCGACAACGCGCCGATCGCGCCGGTCTACGACGGCATGGTCGTGACGCAGCGCGACCTCATCGAGTGGTCGCTCGTCGACTCGGCCGGCAACGCCGTGTGGTCGCTCGCCAACTGGGCGTTCGGCTCGATCGACGGCTTCCTCGCCGCCGCCGACGCGTGGGCCGACCGGCACGACCTCGCGCACACCTCGCTCGCCGATCCCGCCGGGCTCTCGGCGCAGAGCGTCTCGAGCGCCGCCGACCTCACGCGCATCGGCCTCATGGCGGTCGACGACCCCGTGGTGCTCGCGACCCTGCAGCTCGAGTCGGTCACGATCCCCGGCATCGGCTACGCGCCGAACACCAACCGCATCCTCGGCGAGGGCGACGTCGACGGCGGCAAGACGGGCACCCTCAAGGTGTGGGGCCGGAACCTCCTCGTCACCGCCGAGCGGCTCGTCGACGGCGAGCGCCGGCGCGTCGTCGCCGTCGTGATGGGCACCATCACCGCCGAGGAGATCGACGCGCAGATGCTCGCGCTCGTCGAGAGCCTCTGGACGGGCTTCGCGCGGCGCGAGGTGCTGCCCGAGGGCACGGTCGTCGCGGAGTACGTCGCGCCGTGGGGCGCGCGCGTCGAGGCGAGGACGCAGACGGCGCTCGAGGCCGACGCGTTCGGCGAGGTCGTGCCCAGCGCGACCGTCGCGGTCGACGAGGCGATCGAGCCCGGCCGGCCGCGCGGCGAGGTGGGCAGCGCATCCGTCACCGAGCTCTCGGGGGAGACCCGAACCACGAGCGTGCGGACGACCGGGATGCTCGCCGAGCCCGACCTCGCGTGGCGGGCGGCGCATCCGCTCGACGCGCTCGCCTGGTACCTCGACTAG
- a CDS encoding SGNH/GDSL hydrolase family protein: protein MQHPGMEHPYTRYVALGDSFTEGVGDEEPDLPNGVRGWADRVAEELARTNPGFEYANLAIRGRLLGQIVDEQLEPAIALQPDLVTISAGGNDLIRPGGDPDALAARLDDVVGRLRATGAEVVLFNGPDIAMTPVLRSIRGKVGIYNANLWGVAAKHGAVMADMWSARHLQQPQMWAPDRLHFSAYGHHEIAMLVLDALGVAHALTHMEPEPLPARSWQQTRLEDLHWAREHLAPWVLRRLRGRSSGDAILPKRPTPGPVLPHELPPAPPHELPPEPPEGA, encoded by the coding sequence ATGCAGCACCCCGGCATGGAGCACCCCTACACGCGCTACGTCGCCCTCGGCGACAGCTTCACCGAGGGGGTCGGCGACGAGGAGCCGGACCTCCCGAACGGCGTGCGCGGCTGGGCCGACCGCGTCGCCGAGGAGCTCGCCCGCACGAACCCCGGCTTCGAGTACGCCAACCTCGCGATCCGTGGCCGGCTCCTCGGCCAGATCGTCGACGAGCAGCTCGAGCCCGCGATCGCCCTGCAGCCCGACCTCGTGACGATCTCGGCGGGCGGCAACGACCTCATCCGCCCGGGCGGCGACCCCGATGCGCTCGCGGCGCGGCTCGACGACGTCGTCGGGCGGCTGCGCGCGACGGGTGCCGAGGTCGTGCTGTTCAACGGCCCGGACATCGCGATGACGCCCGTGCTCCGCTCCATCCGCGGCAAGGTCGGCATCTACAACGCCAACCTGTGGGGCGTCGCGGCGAAGCACGGCGCGGTCATGGCCGACATGTGGTCGGCGCGCCACCTGCAGCAGCCGCAGATGTGGGCGCCGGATCGGCTGCACTTCTCGGCCTACGGCCACCACGAGATCGCGATGCTCGTGCTCGACGCGCTCGGCGTCGCGCACGCGCTCACGCACATGGAGCCCGAGCCGCTGCCCGCGCGGTCGTGGCAGCAGACGCGCCTCGAGGACCTCCACTGGGCGCGCGAGCACCTCGCGCCGTGGGTGCTGCGGCGGCTGCGCGGCCGCTCGTCGGGCGATGCGATCCTGCCGAAGCGGCCCACGCCCGGCCCCGTGCTGCCGCACGAGCTGCCGCCCGCGCCGCCGCACGAGCTGCCGCCGGAGCCGCCGGAGGGCGCCTAG
- a CDS encoding PspC domain-containing protein: MVFDSIRRAGFRRGPARLLAGICGGIAAKTGINVWIVRLVTLLLFALPVLGWGVYAVVWILTPNQSGSIPLERWLGRGRR; encoded by the coding sequence ATGGTCTTCGACAGCATCCGCCGCGCCGGCTTCCGCCGCGGCCCCGCCCGACTGCTCGCCGGCATCTGCGGCGGCATCGCAGCGAAGACGGGCATCAACGTGTGGATCGTCCGCCTCGTCACCCTCCTGCTCTTCGCGCTCCCCGTGCTCGGCTGGGGCGTCTACGCCGTCGTCTGGATCCTGACGCCGAACCAGTCCGGCTCGATCCCGCTCGAGCGCTGGCTCGGTCGCGGGCGGCGCTGA
- a CDS encoding M20/M25/M40 family metallo-hydrolase — MTDGLTRTARIARDLIRIDTQNWGGGRSSGEAEAAAYVVEALAAMGVASETFEAAPGRTSVVARIEGTDPSLPLLVVHGHLDVVPADASEWSVDPFEGVVRDGMLWGRGAVDMKQMDAMILAALERILTSGRRPRRGLVVAFFADEEAGGAFGSQWLVRNHPDLFAGATEAISEVGGYSIEIEGRRAYLLQTAEKALQWILLRARGTAAHGSQHMRDNAVTALARAVAAVGEHEFPVELTDTTRELIARVAELLGAEDDDPDAVAERTGTVARFLRSSLRHTANPTQLDAGYKHNVIPSVAEARIDVRPLPGREREAIDGIRALVGDAIEVELVHGDVGLEQPFSGPLVEAMTAALGRHDPGAAVLPYMLSGGTDNKALSELGIAGYGFAPLRLTPELDFAAMFHGVDERVPLDALDFGTDVLEDLLLTY; from the coding sequence GTGACCGACGGACTGACTCGAACTGCGCGCATCGCGAGGGACCTCATCCGGATCGACACCCAGAACTGGGGCGGCGGCCGCTCGAGCGGCGAGGCGGAGGCCGCGGCCTACGTCGTCGAGGCGCTCGCAGCGATGGGCGTCGCGAGCGAGACGTTCGAGGCCGCGCCCGGCCGCACGAGCGTCGTCGCGCGCATCGAGGGCACCGATCCGTCGCTGCCGCTGCTCGTCGTGCACGGGCACCTCGACGTCGTGCCGGCCGACGCGAGCGAGTGGAGCGTCGACCCCTTCGAGGGCGTCGTGCGCGACGGCATGCTGTGGGGCCGCGGAGCGGTCGACATGAAGCAGATGGACGCGATGATCCTCGCCGCCCTCGAGCGCATCCTGACCTCCGGCCGGCGCCCGCGTCGCGGCCTCGTGGTGGCGTTCTTCGCCGACGAGGAGGCCGGCGGCGCGTTCGGCTCGCAGTGGCTCGTGCGCAACCACCCCGACCTCTTCGCGGGCGCGACCGAGGCGATCAGCGAGGTCGGCGGCTACTCGATCGAGATCGAGGGCCGCCGCGCCTACCTGCTGCAGACCGCGGAGAAGGCGCTGCAGTGGATCCTGCTGCGAGCGCGCGGCACCGCGGCGCACGGATCGCAGCACATGCGCGACAACGCCGTCACCGCCCTCGCGCGCGCCGTCGCCGCGGTGGGCGAGCACGAGTTCCCGGTCGAGCTCACCGACACCACCCGCGAGCTCATCGCCCGCGTCGCCGAGCTGCTCGGCGCCGAGGACGACGACCCGGATGCGGTGGCTGAGCGCACGGGCACGGTCGCGCGCTTCCTGCGCTCGAGCCTGCGCCACACCGCCAACCCCACGCAGCTCGACGCGGGCTACAAGCACAACGTCATCCCCTCGGTCGCCGAGGCCCGGATCGACGTCCGGCCGCTGCCGGGCCGCGAGCGCGAGGCGATCGACGGCATCCGCGCCCTCGTGGGCGACGCGATCGAGGTCGAGCTCGTGCACGGCGACGTCGGCCTCGAGCAGCCCTTCTCGGGCCCGCTCGTCGAGGCGATGACCGCGGCGCTCGGCCGCCACGACCCGGGGGCGGCGGTGCTGCCGTACATGCTCTCGGGCGGCACCGACAACAAGGCGCTCTCCGAGCTCGGCATCGCCGGCTACGGGTTCGCGCCGCTGCGGCTCACGCCCGAGCTCGACTTCGCCGCCATGTTCCACGGCGTCGACGAGCGCGTGCCGCTCGACGCCCTCGACTTCGGCACCGACGTGCTCGAGGACCTGCTGCTCACCTACTGA
- a CDS encoding tRNA (adenine-N1)-methyltransferase: protein MMGRTGPLQWGDVVQLTGPKQRMYTIVLTEGKQFGTQHGAVPHAELVGLEDGSLVTVGEAGYLAIRPLLHDYVMSMPRGAAIIYPKDASHIVGFADIHPDLTVVEAGVGSGALSLWLLRALHGTGRLVSFERREEFRDVAEANVTGFFGERPANWETVLGDLADELDQHVPDGGADRVLLDMLAPWECVDATARALRPGGLVLCYVATVTQLSRTVEAIRADGRFTAPKSTETLVRGWHVEGLAVRPDHRMVAHTGFLMTARRVADGVELPSFRRRAAKADFAEADIEAWTPGALGDRVPSDKRARRARRDAQRQADAIAAGGRDAAAEPSAAGPDAAGAPID from the coding sequence ATGATGGGCAGGACCGGCCCCCTCCAGTGGGGCGACGTCGTGCAGCTCACCGGGCCGAAGCAGCGCATGTACACGATCGTCCTCACCGAGGGGAAGCAGTTCGGCACGCAGCACGGCGCCGTGCCGCACGCCGAGCTCGTCGGGCTCGAGGACGGCTCGCTCGTGACGGTCGGGGAGGCCGGCTACCTCGCGATCCGCCCGCTGCTGCACGACTACGTCATGTCGATGCCCCGCGGCGCCGCGATCATCTACCCGAAGGACGCGTCCCACATCGTGGGCTTCGCCGACATCCACCCCGACCTCACCGTCGTCGAGGCGGGCGTCGGCTCGGGCGCGCTCTCGCTGTGGCTGCTGCGGGCGCTGCACGGCACGGGCAGGCTCGTCTCCTTCGAGCGGCGCGAGGAGTTCCGGGATGTCGCGGAGGCGAACGTCACCGGCTTCTTCGGCGAGCGGCCCGCCAACTGGGAGACGGTGCTCGGCGACCTCGCCGACGAGCTCGACCAGCACGTGCCCGACGGCGGGGCCGACCGGGTGCTGCTCGACATGCTCGCGCCGTGGGAGTGCGTCGACGCGACCGCCCGCGCGCTGCGACCCGGCGGGCTCGTGCTCTGCTACGTCGCGACGGTGACCCAGCTCTCGCGCACCGTCGAGGCGATCCGCGCCGACGGGCGCTTCACCGCGCCGAAGTCGACCGAGACGCTCGTGCGCGGCTGGCACGTCGAGGGCCTCGCCGTCCGGCCCGACCACCGCATGGTCGCGCACACCGGCTTCCTCATGACGGCGCGCCGCGTCGCCGACGGGGTCGAGCTGCCCTCCTTCCGCCGCCGCGCGGCGAAGGCCGACTTCGCCGAGGCCGACATCGAGGCGTGGACCCCGGGCGCGCTCGGCGACCGCGTGCCGAGCGACAAGCGCGCGCGGCGCGCCCGGCGCGACGCCCAGCGGCAGGCCGACGCCATCGCTGCCGGCGGGCGCGACGCGGCCGCCGAGCCGAGCGCCGCCGGGCCGGACGCCGCCGGCGCGCCGATAGACTGA
- a CDS encoding HAD family hydrolase — translation MTSRAPAAVLFDMDGTLIDTEPLWMAAEARLAAEHGIPWGPEQAEALVGVDLWDGARVFQSLGVPMHEDAIVERLVGEVLAGIGDDLPARPGAIELLHELLEHDVPVALVTMSTRDLVDRVEASLAARLGRAPFQATVAGDECRQGKPHPEPYLRGLELLGVEAAGSIAIEDSFHGARSALAAGLTTIGVPHAVDVSQLPGVVHWPTLAGRTVAELADAVLEVRA, via the coding sequence GTGACCTCCCGAGCCCCTGCCGCCGTGCTGTTCGACATGGACGGCACCCTCATCGACACCGAGCCGCTGTGGATGGCGGCGGAGGCGCGCCTCGCCGCCGAGCACGGCATCCCGTGGGGCCCCGAGCAGGCCGAGGCGCTCGTCGGCGTCGACCTGTGGGACGGCGCCCGCGTCTTCCAGTCGCTCGGGGTGCCCATGCACGAGGACGCGATCGTCGAGCGGCTCGTCGGCGAGGTGCTCGCCGGCATCGGCGACGACCTGCCGGCGCGGCCGGGCGCCATCGAGCTGCTGCACGAGCTGCTCGAGCACGACGTGCCGGTCGCCCTCGTCACGATGTCGACGCGCGACCTCGTCGACCGCGTCGAGGCCTCGCTCGCGGCGCGCCTCGGACGCGCGCCCTTCCAGGCGACGGTCGCGGGCGACGAGTGCCGCCAGGGCAAGCCCCACCCCGAGCCCTACCTGCGCGGCCTCGAGCTGCTCGGCGTCGAGGCCGCGGGCTCGATCGCGATCGAGGACTCGTTCCACGGCGCCCGGAGCGCCCTCGCCGCCGGGCTCACGACGATCGGCGTGCCGCACGCTGTCGACGTCTCGCAGCTGCCCGGCGTCGTGCACTGGCCCACGCTCGCGGGGCGCACGGTCGCCGAGCTCGCGGATGCCGTGCTCGAGGTGCGCGCATGA
- a CDS encoding undecaprenyl-diphosphate phosphatase: MDWLIAIFLGALQGATEFLPISSSAHLRIAGIFLPGAEDPGATFTAITQIGTELAVVIFFWKDITRIIGKWFQQFSGKADRQDPDVKMGWLVIIGTIPIVLAGVLFQDLIRDQLRSLWITATVLIVFGLVLGAADLLGRRIKTLETTTYRDGLLIGVAQVLALIPGVSRSGATVTMGRALGYQRPAAAKYAFFLAVPAVFGAGIYETIQALREPTSVGLGMGPTILATVVAFVVGIAVIKWLMAWISRRSFLPFVVYRIVLGTLLLVALAAGWIDAL; this comes from the coding sequence ATGGACTGGCTGATCGCGATCTTCCTCGGGGCCCTGCAGGGCGCCACCGAGTTCCTGCCCATCTCCTCGAGCGCGCACCTGCGCATCGCGGGCATCTTCCTGCCCGGCGCCGAGGACCCGGGCGCGACGTTCACCGCGATCACCCAGATCGGCACCGAGCTCGCGGTGGTGATCTTCTTCTGGAAGGACATCACCCGCATCATCGGCAAGTGGTTCCAGCAGTTCTCGGGCAAGGCCGACCGCCAGGACCCCGACGTGAAGATGGGCTGGCTCGTGATCATCGGCACGATCCCGATCGTGCTCGCGGGCGTGCTGTTCCAGGACCTCATCCGCGACCAGCTGCGGAGCCTCTGGATCACCGCGACCGTCCTGATCGTCTTCGGCCTCGTCCTCGGCGCCGCCGACCTCCTGGGGCGCCGCATCAAGACCCTCGAGACGACGACCTACCGCGACGGTCTGCTGATCGGCGTCGCCCAGGTGCTCGCGCTCATCCCGGGCGTCTCGCGCTCGGGCGCGACCGTCACGATGGGCCGCGCGCTCGGCTACCAGCGCCCCGCGGCCGCGAAGTACGCGTTCTTCCTCGCCGTGCCCGCCGTCTTCGGCGCCGGCATCTACGAGACCATCCAGGCGCTTCGCGAGCCGACCTCGGTCGGGCTCGGGATGGGTCCCACGATCCTCGCGACCGTCGTCGCGTTCGTCGTCGGCATCGCCGTCATCAAGTGGCTCATGGCGTGGATCTCGCGGCGGAGCTTCCTGCCGTTCGTCGTCTACCGCATCGTGCTCGGCACGCTCCTGCTCGTCGCGCTCGCCGCCGGCTGGATCGACGCGCTGTGA
- a CDS encoding Sir2 family NAD-dependent protein deacetylase, translating to MLDTAIDLLRGRRVAVLTGAGISTDSGIPDYRGEGAPRRTPMDFAAFRSSEAARRRYWAGSHLGWRRFTGVHPNDGHRALARMEEAGLITGIATQNVDDLHERAGSREVVHVHGRMHTVSCLQCGRTFDRERIAEQIEADNPWIRVPEQVRLQPDGDVEIDASQDFRAPVCPVCGGMLKPDVVFFGELVPTAVFAAARDVIAAGDAVLVAGSSLVVNSGTRLLEVARRADVPIVIVNRGETKWDARAAVRVEDGTSETLTAIADALVAPF from the coding sequence GTGCTCGACACTGCGATCGACCTGCTCCGCGGCCGCCGGGTCGCCGTGCTCACGGGCGCGGGCATCTCGACCGATTCGGGCATCCCCGACTACCGCGGCGAGGGCGCCCCGCGCCGCACCCCGATGGACTTCGCGGCGTTCCGCAGCAGCGAGGCCGCGCGGCGCCGCTACTGGGCGGGCAGCCACCTCGGCTGGCGGCGCTTCACCGGCGTGCATCCGAACGACGGCCATCGCGCCCTCGCGCGCATGGAGGAGGCGGGCCTCATCACCGGCATCGCGACGCAGAACGTCGACGACCTGCACGAGCGCGCGGGCTCGCGCGAGGTGGTGCACGTGCACGGCCGCATGCACACCGTCTCGTGCCTGCAGTGCGGCCGCACGTTCGACCGCGAGCGCATCGCCGAGCAGATCGAGGCCGACAACCCGTGGATCCGGGTGCCGGAGCAGGTGCGCCTGCAGCCCGACGGCGACGTCGAGATCGACGCCTCGCAGGACTTCCGCGCGCCCGTCTGCCCGGTGTGCGGCGGCATGCTCAAGCCCGACGTCGTGTTCTTCGGCGAGCTCGTGCCGACCGCGGTCTTCGCCGCCGCGCGCGACGTGATCGCCGCTGGCGACGCGGTGCTCGTGGCCGGCTCGTCGCTCGTCGTGAACTCGGGCACGCGGCTGCTCGAGGTCGCGCGGCGCGCCGACGTGCCGATCGTGATCGTCAACCGGGGCGAGACGAAGTGGGATGCGCGGGCCGCCGTGCGCGTGGAGGACGGCACGAGCGAGACGCTCACGGCGATCGCCGACGCCCTCGTCGCGCCCTTCTAG
- the dinB gene encoding DNA polymerase IV: protein MSKQDGSNRLVSGPEVDDATATILHVDLDAFFASASLLARPDLVGLPVVIGHDSSRSVVTAATYEARKYGVHSAMPMARALRLCPRAVVLEPDFRLYARLSAHVMGILDDTSPDVERLGIDEAFVGIAGLRRLAGGANRIGPALRARIRAETGLVASIGAAGTKYVAKLASSRAKPDGMLVVPDDAVVGFLHPQPVSALWGVGPKQQERLARYGLHTVADVAHTPEERLQAWFGEATGRHLAALAWGRDARSVEERGHEQSFGHNHTFFRDVTDPAELRGEILRLGTGVGRRLRDAGVQGRTVTLTVRFHDFRTITRSRTLPEATDVTRVIVETAWSLLDQLGPIGPVRLVGVRASSVQDAADHGLLWDDSETWGSAERAMDAVHDRFGAAAVAPASMLRRERKREDTGPSGGD from the coding sequence GTGAGCAAGCAGGACGGCTCGAACCGCCTCGTCTCGGGTCCCGAGGTCGACGACGCGACCGCGACGATCCTGCACGTCGACCTCGACGCGTTCTTCGCATCGGCGTCGCTGCTCGCGCGCCCCGACCTCGTGGGGCTGCCCGTCGTGATCGGCCACGACTCGTCGCGCTCGGTCGTGACGGCCGCGACGTACGAGGCGCGCAAGTACGGCGTGCACTCGGCGATGCCGATGGCGCGCGCGCTCCGGCTGTGCCCCCGCGCGGTCGTGCTCGAGCCCGACTTCCGGCTCTACGCCCGGCTGTCCGCGCACGTCATGGGGATCCTCGACGACACGTCGCCCGACGTCGAGCGGCTCGGCATCGACGAGGCGTTCGTCGGCATCGCAGGTCTGCGGCGCCTCGCGGGCGGGGCGAACCGCATCGGCCCCGCGCTCCGGGCGCGCATCCGCGCCGAGACGGGCCTCGTCGCCTCGATCGGCGCCGCCGGCACGAAGTACGTCGCGAAGCTCGCCTCCTCGCGCGCGAAGCCCGACGGGATGCTCGTCGTGCCCGACGACGCGGTCGTCGGCTTCCTGCACCCGCAGCCCGTCTCGGCGCTGTGGGGCGTGGGCCCGAAGCAGCAGGAGCGGCTCGCCCGCTACGGGCTGCACACGGTCGCCGACGTCGCGCACACGCCCGAGGAGCGGCTCCAGGCGTGGTTCGGCGAGGCGACCGGCCGCCACCTCGCCGCGCTCGCGTGGGGCCGGGACGCGCGCTCGGTCGAGGAGCGCGGGCACGAGCAGTCCTTCGGCCACAACCACACCTTCTTCCGCGACGTGACCGATCCCGCCGAGCTGCGCGGCGAGATCCTGCGGCTCGGCACGGGCGTCGGCCGACGGCTGCGCGACGCGGGCGTGCAGGGCCGCACCGTCACGCTCACGGTGCGCTTCCACGACTTCCGCACGATCACGCGCTCGCGCACCCTGCCCGAGGCGACCGACGTCACGCGCGTGATCGTGGAGACGGCGTGGTCGCTGCTCGACCAGCTCGGCCCCATCGGCCCGGTGCGGCTCGTCGGCGTGCGGGCGAGCTCGGTGCAGGACGCCGCCGACCACGGCCTGCTGTGGGACGACAGCGAGACGTGGGGGAGCGCGGAGCGTGCGATGGATGCGGTGCACGACCGCTTCGGCGCGGCCGCGGTCGCCCCGGCGAGCATGCTGCGGCGCGAGCGGAAGCGCGAGGACACGGGGCCCTCGGGCGGGGACTGA
- a CDS encoding PAC2 family protein — protein sequence MARGPIEGRIMVVAFEGWTDAGDAASSAVRRLIEACELEAFDEIEPDEYVDFALHRPVIRTLDDGTRALQWPATIAYAPTRPSGRTSLADDAGLDVSTGNEGELFAVVGAEPSRNWTAFAAEFLEIARGCEIDAIVFVGAMLADVPHSRPISTAVSSDSRVLQSRLGVLQSEYEGPTGIMSVLSLLAQEAGIETASLWASVPHYVHNAPAPKAVIALLDRLSEMLDVTIPLGDLPEQAGEWERGIDEITERDDDMRAYIGKLEEQRDAVESPEASGEALAHEFERFLRSQPSPRQGPVRGTEPQRPDAPRGEDPEEPGEQPEDDAPPV from the coding sequence GTGGCACGAGGACCCATCGAGGGCCGGATCATGGTCGTCGCGTTCGAGGGCTGGACCGACGCGGGCGACGCGGCCAGCAGCGCGGTGCGCCGGCTCATCGAGGCGTGCGAGCTCGAGGCGTTCGACGAGATCGAGCCCGACGAGTACGTCGACTTCGCGCTCCACCGCCCGGTCATCCGCACGCTCGACGACGGCACGCGCGCGCTGCAGTGGCCCGCGACGATCGCCTACGCGCCGACCCGGCCCTCCGGCCGCACGTCGCTCGCGGACGACGCGGGCCTCGACGTCTCGACGGGCAACGAGGGCGAGCTCTTCGCGGTCGTCGGCGCCGAGCCGAGCCGCAACTGGACGGCGTTCGCCGCGGAGTTCCTCGAGATCGCGCGCGGCTGCGAGATCGACGCGATCGTGTTCGTCGGGGCGATGCTCGCCGACGTGCCGCACTCGCGGCCGATCTCGACCGCGGTCTCGAGCGACAGCCGCGTGCTGCAGTCGCGCCTGGGCGTGCTGCAGAGCGAGTACGAGGGCCCGACCGGCATCATGAGCGTCCTGTCGCTCCTCGCGCAGGAGGCGGGCATCGAGACCGCGTCGCTGTGGGCATCGGTGCCGCACTACGTGCACAACGCGCCCGCGCCGAAGGCCGTCATCGCGCTGCTCGACCGGCTCTCCGAGATGCTCGACGTGACGATCCCGCTCGGCGACCTGCCCGAGCAGGCGGGCGAGTGGGAGCGCGGGATCGACGAGATCACCGAGCGCGACGACGACATGCGCGCCTACATCGGCAAGCTCGAGGAGCAGCGCGACGCGGTCGAGAGCCCCGAGGCCTCCGGCGAGGCGCTCGCCCACGAGTTCGAGCGGTTCCTGCGCTCCCAGCCCTCTCCGCGCCAGGGCCCGGTGCGCGGCACCGAGCCGCAGCGCCCCGACGCGCCGCGCGGCGAGGACCCGGAGGAGCCGGGCGAGCAGCCCGAGGACGACGCGCCGCCCGTCTGA